A region from the Flavobacterium enshiense genome encodes:
- a CDS encoding exo-beta-N-acetylmuramidase NamZ family protein, translating into MISNSVLKNTVLFLVLSIVSCGNSINKKIDNHQKTKDEVLDSDRIDKTKVSSEIQTGAQNSNAYLPLLKDKKVGIVTNQTGILSDKTHLVDFLLEKKIGVQKIYAPEHGFRGTADAGELIKDGKDTKTGLPIISLYGSNKKPKPEQLAGIDIMVFDLQDVGARFYTYISSLHYVMEACAENNIPLIVLDRPNPNGGIIDGPVLEKEYASFVGMHPIPVLHGMTIGEYAKMINGEKWLKNGVHCVLTVIPCLNYKHSLQYSLPVKPSPNLPNDQAINLYASLCLFEGTNVSVGRGTDKQFQIYGSPFLPKGDFNFTPSPNLGAKDPMHNGKLCHGEDLSKIEKAKRLELKWLIKAYQTTSDKTNFYNDFFTKLAGTKKLQQQIETGISENEIRKSWEKGIADFKLMRKSYLIYSE; encoded by the coding sequence ATGATTTCAAATTCAGTCCTCAAAAATACAGTTTTATTCTTGGTTTTGTCGATAGTTTCCTGTGGAAATTCGATTAACAAGAAGATAGATAACCATCAAAAGACAAAAGACGAAGTTCTCGACTCCGATCGAATTGATAAAACAAAGGTCTCTTCCGAGATTCAAACCGGTGCTCAAAATTCCAATGCTTATTTACCTTTGTTGAAGGATAAAAAAGTCGGCATTGTAACCAACCAGACCGGAATCCTTTCCGACAAGACCCATTTGGTTGATTTTTTATTAGAAAAGAAAATCGGCGTACAGAAAATTTATGCTCCCGAACATGGTTTCAGAGGCACTGCCGATGCCGGCGAATTAATCAAAGACGGAAAGGACACCAAAACAGGCTTACCTATTATTTCGCTTTATGGCAGCAACAAAAAGCCAAAACCGGAACAACTTGCAGGAATCGATATCATGGTTTTTGACTTACAGGATGTTGGCGCACGATTTTACACCTATATATCTTCGTTGCATTATGTAATGGAAGCCTGTGCAGAAAACAATATTCCTCTTATTGTTTTGGACCGACCAAACCCGAACGGAGGTATAATTGACGGCCCCGTCCTGGAAAAAGAATATGCCAGTTTTGTTGGCATGCATCCGATTCCGGTTTTACACGGGATGACAATTGGAGAATATGCTAAAATGATCAACGGTGAAAAATGGCTAAAAAATGGAGTTCATTGTGTATTAACAGTGATTCCGTGTTTGAACTACAAGCATTCCCTACAATATAGCCTGCCGGTAAAACCATCACCGAATTTACCAAACGACCAAGCCATTAACCTATATGCGAGTTTATGCTTATTTGAAGGAACGAATGTAAGTGTTGGACGAGGAACTGACAAACAGTTTCAAATTTATGGGTCGCCTTTTTTACCTAAAGGTGATTTCAACTTCACTCCGAGTCCCAATTTAGGCGCCAAAGACCCAATGCATAATGGAAAACTATGCCACGGTGAAGATTTATCAAAAATTGAAAAAGCAAAACGTTTGGAACTAAAATGGCTGATCAAAGCCTATCAGACCACTTCGGATAAAACTAATTTCTATAATGACTTTTTCACTAAGTTGGCAGGAACCAAAAAACTCCAGCAGCAAATTGAGACTGGCATTTCGGAAAATGAAATCCGAAAAAGCTGGGAAAAAGGAATTGCCGATTTTAAGCTGATGCGAAAATCATACCTTATATATAGTGAATAA